One Algibacter sp. L3A6 genomic region harbors:
- a CDS encoding TonB-dependent receptor yields MNYRKYLSTVLVLFLVNLGFSQRLKGVIIDGNNQPLEAAYVYNLNSETHAHSSANGRFVLDENKIGDSLKVGLLGYKNQILVLEEKALTSGITITLQEKTFQLEELHLNEQLNALSTISRLDLSIDPVNSSQEVLRKVPGLIIGQHAGGGKAEQLFLRGFDIDHGTDVAISVDGMPVNMVSHAHGQGYSDLHFLIAETVNKIDFGKGSYYANKGDFNTAGYVDFSTKDYIKDSQVSLSIGQFNSLRTLGMFDLLGDSKNENAYMAIEYLENDGPFESPQNFNRLNLFGKYTVISPENNKLSLTLSHFKSRWDASGQIPQREVDNGNISRFGAIDDTEGGNTQRTNLNIEYSKYINDDTRLKTNMFYTHSAFELYSNFTFFLEDSVNGDQIKQIENRDIFGFNSRLIHDTYLGKTPVVLSAGVSLRNDVANDTELSKTLNRSTTLEQVQLGDINQTNASMFVNAEFEFGKLIVAPALRLEHFKFMYNDKLQTNYTSLDETKTALLPKLNFFYNAKDNLQLYLKSGIGFHSNDTRVVVTNASENVLPKAYGVDLGNIWKPIPKLVVNSTLWYLFLEQEFVYVGDAGIVEPSGRTRRYGADFGLRYQLNNWLFLNTDATLTKARSIDETSGEDYIPLAPDFTLTGGLTVNDLKGFSGGLNFRYIDDRPANEDNSIVAKGYFVSDFNVNYSINNLTFGFAIENLFDTEWNETQFATTSRLQNETAPVEEIHFTPGTPFSSKFTVSYRF; encoded by the coding sequence AACGTTTAAAAGGTGTGATAATAGATGGAAATAATCAGCCTTTAGAAGCTGCTTATGTTTATAACTTAAATTCAGAGACGCATGCGCACTCTTCTGCAAATGGTAGGTTTGTTTTAGATGAAAATAAAATAGGCGATTCACTTAAAGTTGGACTTCTAGGTTATAAAAATCAGATTTTGGTTTTAGAAGAGAAGGCTTTGACTTCTGGAATAACGATTACTTTACAAGAGAAAACATTTCAGTTAGAAGAGCTACACCTTAATGAGCAATTAAATGCGTTAAGCACAATTTCTCGATTAGATTTAAGTATCGATCCCGTAAACTCTTCGCAAGAAGTATTACGAAAAGTACCTGGTTTAATTATTGGTCAACACGCTGGTGGCGGAAAAGCAGAACAGCTTTTTTTAAGAGGTTTTGATATCGATCACGGAACCGATGTTGCCATTTCTGTAGACGGTATGCCAGTAAATATGGTGTCCCATGCACACGGGCAAGGGTATAGTGATTTACACTTTTTAATAGCCGAAACGGTTAACAAAATAGATTTTGGTAAAGGAAGTTATTATGCCAATAAAGGTGATTTTAACACCGCAGGTTATGTAGATTTTTCTACCAAAGATTATATAAAAGATAGTCAGGTTTCATTGTCTATTGGCCAATTTAACTCCTTAAGAACTCTTGGGATGTTTGATTTGTTGGGCGATTCTAAAAATGAAAACGCTTATATGGCCATTGAGTATTTAGAAAATGATGGCCCGTTTGAGTCTCCTCAAAATTTTAATAGACTTAATCTATTTGGAAAGTACACCGTTATTTCTCCAGAAAATAATAAATTAAGCTTAACACTGTCTCACTTTAAAAGTCGTTGGGATGCTTCTGGACAAATACCACAACGCGAAGTTGATAATGGAAATATTTCTAGATTTGGAGCTATCGATGATACCGAAGGTGGTAACACGCAACGTACCAATTTAAACATAGAATATAGTAAGTATATAAATGATGATACAAGGTTAAAAACCAATATGTTTTATACACATTCGGCATTCGAACTGTATTCTAATTTTACATTCTTTTTAGAAGATTCTGTAAATGGCGATCAAATAAAACAAATTGAAAATCGTGATATTTTTGGATTTAATAGTCGTTTAATTCATGATACTTATTTAGGGAAAACACCTGTAGTTTTAAGTGCAGGTGTAAGTTTAAGAAACGATGTTGCAAACGATACCGAGTTATCTAAAACGTTAAATAGAAGTACAACATTAGAGCAAGTGCAGTTGGGTGATATAAACCAAACTAACGCAAGTATGTTTGTAAATGCAGAATTTGAGTTTGGAAAACTTATTGTTGCTCCAGCTTTACGTTTAGAGCATTTTAAATTTATGTATAATGATAAACTACAAACAAACTACACGTCTTTAGATGAAACCAAAACAGCGTTGTTGCCTAAGTTAAATTTCTTTTATAACGCAAAAGATAATTTACAACTATACTTAAAATCGGGTATTGGTTTTCACTCTAATGATACACGAGTTGTTGTAACCAATGCTAGTGAAAATGTTTTGCCAAAAGCCTATGGCGTTGATCTTGGTAATATTTGGAAACCAATACCAAAATTAGTGGTTAATTCTACTTTATGGTATTTGTTTTTAGAGCAAGAGTTTGTGTATGTTGGCGATGCTGGTATTGTTGAACCTAGCGGAAGAACAAGACGTTATGGTGCAGATTTTGGTTTAAGATATCAATTAAACAATTGGTTGTTTTTAAATACCGATGCTACACTTACAAAAGCGCGTAGTATAGATGAAACTTCTGGTGAAGATTATATTCCGTTGGCTCCAGATTTCACTTTAACAGGTGGACTTACAGTTAATGATTTAAAAGGGTTTTCTGGAGGATTAAATTTTAGGTATATTGATGATAGACCAGCAAACGAAGATAATAGTATTGTTGCCAAAGGTTATTTTGTGAGCGATTTTAACGTGAATTACAGCATTAATAATTTAACGTTTGGTTTCGCTATAGAGAATCTTTTTGATACCGAATGGAACGAAACACAATTTGCTACAACCTCACGCTTACAGAATGAAACCGCACCTGTAGAAGAAATTCATTTTACACCAGGCACACCGTTTTCTAGTAAGTTTACTGTGAGTTATAGGTTTTAA